The genome window CGCGATGGCGGTCATGCAGAAGCGCGGGCGTTCCATCGCATGAGGTGGTAGACGCCTTTGTCCTCGCGCTTGGTGAAGCCGAGACGCGTGTAGAGGCGCATCGCTGGATTGTTGTGCTCCACGTGGATGCCGACGCCGAGATTGGCGTGCTTGGCCAGCGCCATCACGTCGCGCAGCATCGCCGTGCCATATCCCTCTCCACGGGATTCCGGCATCAGGGCGATGTCGATGATGCGGATCTCCGACGGCCATCGTTCCAGATACAGCCGGCCGATGGCGATGCCGTCGCGTTCCACGACCAGCCAGTCGGCATCCGGGTAATGCTGCATGTAGTGTGTATGCTGCGCTTGGAACTGCATTTCGAGAAATGCGGCCTTTTCGGCTTCGCTCCACGGCAGTGGCGCGACTTCCTCGCGCCGGGTCGAGGCATAGAGCGCTGCGAGGAACGGCAGGTCGCTCTCGCCGATGCGGCGAAAGGAAAGCCCGCGCCGGGTGGCGCGGGCGAGTCTTGGCAGCTCGTTGCCCGCCGCCTTCGGGATGGTGGCGGTCGGCGTGTCCGTCATGTCAGTCCGTACTGCTCGGTGGGGTAAGGTCGCGCACCACCTGGAAGGGCTTCTGGAAACCGCTTCCCGCAAGTTGGGTCCATCCCGCTTCCCAGGAGGTTGCCTCCAGTGTTGCCTCGGGAAGACAGGCGATGGTGCCGTCTCCGCTGGATCCCTGGAAATAATACAGGCGACCGTCGGCGCTGTAGTTCATGTCGGCCTCGCCGAAGCCCGGGGAGGTGCCGATTTTCTGCCAGCCGCGCCATTGCTGGAAGATGGCGTCGATCTGCTGGTTGGCATGGATCGCCTTGTTCTCGTCCTGTGCGACGAGCACGACGTTCCCGCTCGCATCGAAGGCTGCCGTCAGATTGACCAGTGCCTCGCCGACCATGCCGGGACGGATCCAGGGCGACCAGGTCATCGCGCCCGGCGGGTACTGGCGGATCTGCACGACGTCGGCGTCCTTGCCGATCATGAAGATGTTGAGCGCGCCCTCCCGGTCGAGCACCATGGTGGGCGTTCCGGAGCCGGCGCCGCTGGCGTCATTGTCGATCCGCGTCCATCCGGTCCATTTTTCGGGTGTGAGGGT of Stappia sp. ES.058 contains these proteins:
- a CDS encoding GNAT family N-acetyltransferase, with amino-acid sequence MTDTPTATIPKAAGNELPRLARATRRGLSFRRIGESDLPFLAALYASTRREEVAPLPWSEAEKAAFLEMQFQAQHTHYMQHYPDADWLVVERDGIAIGRLYLERWPSEIRIIDIALMPESRGEGYGTAMLRDVMALAKHANLGVGIHVEHNNPAMRLYTRLGFTKREDKGVYHLMRWNARASA